DNA sequence from the Bacillus sp. SM2101 genome:
CTGTAATGACCACTGTTCCACCTGTAGCGTCTGCTGGAACTGTGATTAAACCAGTCACATCTACTGCTGCTTGGCTTGCGTCGTCACTACTGTACGCTACTTCGCTTGTTACATCTTTTGTTGTTCCATCTGACATATTGGCTACAACTGAGATTTGTTGTGTTTCTCCCTGTGCCAACGTTACTGTTGATGGATCTAATGTAATTCCTTGTACTGTTGCTGGGACAGTTACTGTTGTTGTACTTGTGTGCCCTTCATAACTTCCTGTAATGACCACTGTTCCACCTGTAGCGTCTGCTGGAACTGTGATTAAACCAGTCACATCTACTGCTGCTTGGCTTGCGTCGTCACTACTGTACGCTACTTCGCTTGTTACATCTTTTGTTGTTCCATCTGACATATTGGCTACGACTGAGATTTGTTGTGTTTCTCCCTGTGCCAACGTTACTGTCGATGGATCTAATGTAATTCCTTGGACTGTTGCTGGCACGGTTACTGTTGTTGTACTTGTATGCCCTTCATAGCTTCCTGTAATGACTACTGTTCCACCTGTAGCGTCTACTCCAACTGTGATTAAACCAGTCACATCTACTGTTGCTTGGCTTGCGTCATCACTACTGTATGCTACTTCGCTTGTTACATCCTTCGTTGTTCCATCTGACATATTGGCTACAACTGTAATTTGTTGCGTTTCTCCTTGTGCCAACGTCACTGTTGATGGATCTAATGTAATTCCTTGGACAGCTGCTGGGACGGTCACTGTTACCGTTCCACTAATTCCTTCATAGCTTCCTGTAATGTCCACCGTGCCCCCTGGTGCATTTTGAGGAATGGTGATCAATCCACTCGCATCTATTGTTACTAGACTTTCATCAGCACTGCTATATGTTGTGCTGCCCGTTACATCAATTTGCGTATTGTCAGACAAATTGGCTAATACTTGTAGCTGACTTGTCTCTCCTTGCGCAAGCGTTAATTCATCTGGCGTAAAGATTAAACTCTCTGCAGTTACATCGAGTACTTCAATTGTCGCTACTGCTGTTTTTCCGTTATGATATGCTCTAATATATGCGATCCCGCTTGGAGCGTTTTCTGGGATTGTTACTAGTCCATTTTCATCGACCATTGCTATACTCGTATCATCGCTACTATATGTTGTACCTGTCTCTCCTAATGTCACATCTACAACGGAATCATCATCTTTTGTAGCTGTTACAGTTAACTGGTGTGTCGTCCCTCTTAATAAAGTGATGTTTTCAGGTTCAATTTCTACATTTTTAATCACTTCATAAGGCGGTATCGTAATCGTTCTCGCTACAAACTTCTCATCATGATCTGACAATAAATTTACTACATACTCAAGCTCTCTTATGTCAGCACTTGGTTCTATTTCTACATCCCAAGAAACTTGTGTTTCCTCACCTGGATTTATAGAACCTATACTTATTTCTTGTTGTTGATTTTCAGCTAGCTTTAAACCTGCTGGTAAAACAATGTTTAATCTAGCATTCCTCTCTGTATAATTTTCAATGTTAGTAATATAAGCAGTAACTGTAAACGGATTTGGGCTGTAGCCATTCTCGGTTGCCTCTACAATACTCGCACCAGTTACACTTAATGCTAGAGGTGGTGTTAAATCTTGTGAAAGCTCACTAATACCGTAAAAGGTCTTAAATTCCTTTACTTCCCCAGGTGCTAATGTAGTTGGATTCCAATAAATAGCAACTGCACTATCTTCCCCACTGCTGTTACCACTAAA
Encoded proteins:
- a CDS encoding Ig-like domain-containing protein, with the translated sequence MKVFSKKWINTKYLALFLVFFLAFFVDHSNAIAESEIGNDFIEFDVAPNTTNDTKAGRFTIGTTGGNPANDRDNNKKMLYGHEEGVPWSSMTSLNIDGVPFWFEADNSGTYDYANLSHSTVQTRGDISIQQVLSIVKNQNTNNDDTVEIKYLVTNNGNQSHEVGLRIMLDTMLGINDGAPFRIPGEGIVNTETEYTGDNIPEYWQAFDDIEEPTVITHGSVFNGTTFKPDKIQFIGWSRIRGKIWDYSILPGQDFSGNSSGEDSAVAIYWNPTTLAPGEVKEFKTFYGISELSQDLTPPLALSVTGASIVEATENGYSPNPFTVTAYITNIENYTERNARLNIVLPAGLKLAENQQQEISIGSINPGEETQVSWDVEIEPSADIRELEYVVNLLSDHDEKFVARTITIPPYEVIKNVEIEPENITLLRGTTHQLTVTATKDDDSVVDVTLGETGTTYSSDDTSIAMVDENGLVTIPENAPSGIAYIRAYHNGKTAVATIEVLDVTAESLIFTPDELTLAQGETSQLQVLANLSDNTQIDVTGSTTYSSADESLVTIDASGLITIPQNAPGGTVDITGSYEGISGTVTVTVPAAVQGITLDPSTVTLAQGETQQITVVANMSDGTTKDVTSEVAYSSDDASQATVDVTGLITVGVDATGGTVVITGSYEGHTSTTTVTVPATVQGITLDPSTVTLAQGETQQISVVANMSDGTTKDVTSEVAYSSDDASQAAVDVTGLITVPADATGGTVVITGSYEGHTSTTTVTVPATVQGITLDPSTVTLAQGETQQISVVANMSDGTTKDVTSEVAYSSDDASQAAVDVTGLITVPADATGGTVVIT